One window of the Fusobacterium animalis 7_1 genome contains the following:
- the clpB gene encoding ATP-dependent chaperone ClpB gives MMNPNQFTENTISAINLAVDISKGNMQQSIRPEALALGLLMQNNGLIPRVIEKMGLNLQYIISELEKEMNNYPKVEVKVSNENISLDQKTNSILNRAEKIMNEMGDSFLSVEHIFKAMIEEMPIFKRLGINLEKYMEVLMNIRGNRKVDNQNPEATYEVLEKYAKDLVELAREGKIDPIIGRDSEIRRAIQIISRRTKNDPILIGEPGVGKTAIVEGLAQRILNGDVPESLKNKKIFSLDMGALVAGAKYKGEFEERMKGVLKEVEESNGNIILFIDEIHTIVGAGKGEGSLDAGNMLKPMLARGELRVIGATTIDEYRKYIEKDPALERRFQTILVNEPNIDDTISILRGLKDKFETYHGVRIADAAIVEAAVLSQRYITDRKLPDKAIDLIDEAAAMIRTEIDSMPEELDQLTRKALQLEIEIKALQKETDDASKERLKVIEKELAELNEEKKVLTSKWELEKEDISKIKNIKREIENVKLEMEKAEREYDLTKLSELKYGKLATLEKELQEQQNKIDKDGKDDSLLKQEVTADEIADIVSRWTGIPVSKLTETKKEKMLHLEDHIKERVKGQDEAVKAVADTMLRSVAGLKDPNRPMGSFIFLGPTGVGKTYLAKTLAYNLFDSEDSVVRIDMSEYMDKFSVTRLIGAPPGYVGYEEGGQLTEAIRTKPYSVILFDEIEKAHPDVFNVLLQVLDDGRLTDGQGRIVDFKNTLIIMTSNIGSHLILEDPALSESTREKVTDELKARFKPEFLNRVDEIITFKALDLPAIKEIVKLSLKDLENKLKSKHITLEFSDKMIDYLANNAYDPHYGARPLRRYIQKEIETSLAKKILANEIHEKSDVLIDLDNNYIVFKEK, from the coding sequence ATGATGAATCCAAATCAATTTACAGAGAACACAATTTCTGCAATTAATTTAGCTGTTGATATTAGTAAGGGTAATATGCAACAAAGTATAAGACCAGAAGCATTAGCTTTGGGCTTACTTATGCAAAATAATGGATTAATTCCAAGAGTAATAGAAAAAATGGGATTGAATTTACAATATATTATTTCTGAATTGGAAAAAGAAATGAATAATTATCCAAAAGTTGAAGTGAAGGTTAGTAATGAGAATATTTCACTTGACCAAAAGACAAATTCCATTTTAAATCGTGCAGAAAAAATTATGAATGAAATGGGAGATAGTTTTTTAAGTGTTGAACATATTTTTAAAGCTATGATAGAAGAAATGCCAATTTTTAAAAGATTGGGTATCAATTTAGAAAAATATATGGAGGTATTGATGAATATAAGAGGGAATAGAAAAGTAGATAATCAAAACCCAGAAGCAACTTATGAAGTTTTAGAAAAATATGCAAAAGATTTAGTTGAACTTGCCAGAGAAGGTAAGATAGACCCTATCATAGGTAGAGATTCTGAAATCAGAAGAGCTATACAAATAATTTCAAGAAGAACAAAGAATGACCCTATTTTAATTGGAGAACCTGGTGTTGGTAAGACTGCAATAGTTGAAGGGCTTGCTCAAAGAATATTAAATGGAGATGTTCCTGAAAGTTTAAAGAATAAAAAGATATTCTCACTTGATATGGGTGCTTTGGTTGCAGGTGCAAAATATAAAGGTGAATTTGAAGAAAGAATGAAAGGTGTTTTAAAAGAAGTTGAAGAATCAAATGGAAATATCATTCTTTTTATAGATGAAATTCATACAATAGTTGGTGCTGGTAAAGGAGAAGGTTCTCTTGATGCAGGTAATATGTTAAAACCTATGCTTGCAAGAGGAGAATTAAGAGTTATTGGTGCAACAACAATAGATGAATATAGAAAATATATTGAAAAAGATCCTGCACTTGAAAGAAGATTCCAAACAATATTAGTAAATGAACCTAATATTGATGATACTATTTCAATATTAAGAGGTCTTAAAGATAAATTTGAAACTTATCATGGTGTTAGAATTGCTGACGCAGCAATAGTTGAAGCTGCTGTACTTAGTCAAAGATATATAACTGATAGAAAACTTCCAGATAAAGCTATTGACCTGATAGATGAAGCTGCTGCAATGATAAGAACAGAAATTGACTCTATGCCAGAAGAACTTGACCAATTAACAAGAAAAGCTCTTCAATTAGAAATTGAAATTAAGGCGTTACAAAAAGAAACTGATGATGCTTCTAAGGAAAGATTAAAAGTTATAGAAAAAGAATTAGCAGAATTAAATGAAGAAAAGAAAGTTTTGACATCTAAATGGGAACTTGAAAAAGAAGATATTTCTAAGATTAAAAATATTAAAAGAGAAATTGAAAATGTCAAACTTGAAATGGAAAAAGCAGAAAGAGAATATGATTTAACTAAATTATCAGAATTAAAATATGGTAAACTTGCAACTCTTGAAAAAGAATTACAAGAACAACAAAATAAAATTGATAAAGATGGAAAAGATGATTCTCTTTTAAAACAAGAAGTTACAGCTGATGAAATTGCTGATATAGTTTCAAGATGGACAGGTATCCCTGTATCAAAACTTACTGAAACTAAAAAAGAAAAAATGTTACATCTTGAAGACCATATAAAAGAAAGAGTTAAAGGACAAGATGAAGCTGTTAAAGCTGTTGCAGACACTATGCTAAGATCAGTTGCAGGATTAAAAGATCCTAATAGACCTATGGGTTCATTTATATTCTTAGGACCTACTGGTGTTGGTAAGACATACCTTGCAAAAACTTTGGCATATAACTTATTTGATAGTGAAGATAGTGTTGTTAGAATAGATATGAGTGAATATATGGATAAGTTTTCAGTCACAAGACTTATAGGTGCTCCTCCAGGATATGTTGGTTATGAAGAAGGAGGACAACTTACAGAAGCTATTAGAACTAAACCTTATTCAGTAATATTATTTGATGAAATTGAAAAGGCTCACCCTGATGTATTTAATGTTTTATTACAAGTTTTAGATGATGGTAGACTTACAGATGGACAAGGAAGAATAGTGGATTTCAAAAATACTTTAATTATAATGACATCTAATATAGGTAGCCATTTAATACTTGAAGACCCTGCTCTTTCTGAAAGTACAAGAGAAAAAGTAACAGATGAATTAAAAGCTAGATTTAAACCAGAATTTTTGAACAGAGTTGATGAAATAATCACTTTCAAGGCTTTGGATTTACCAGCTATTAAAGAAATTGTAAAATTAAGTCTAAAAGACCTAGAAAATAAATTAAAATCTAAACATATTACACTTGAATTTTCTGATAAGATGATTGATTATTTGGCTAATAATGCTTATGATCCTCACTATGGTGCAAGACCTTTAAGAAGATATATACAAAAAGAAATTGAAACAAGTCTTGCTAAGAAAATTCTTGCAAATGAGATTCATGAAAAATCTGATGTTTTAATAGATTTAGATAATAATTATATTGTTTTTAAAGAAAAATAA
- a CDS encoding type II toxin-antitoxin system RelB/DinJ family antitoxin, producing the protein MMSNINVMVDEEITKEATEIFTKLGFDMNTAINIFLRSAIRKKGIPFDLLVDEVDDFANFNDETIEAIEEAERICKDPNRKRFSSSKELREAFGI; encoded by the coding sequence ATGATGTCAAATATAAATGTAATGGTAGATGAGGAAATAACAAAAGAAGCAACAGAAATTTTTACAAAATTAGGTTTTGATATGAATACTGCTATTAATATTTTTTTAAGAAGTGCTATAAGAAAAAAGGGGATTCCATTTGATTTATTAGTTGATGAAGTTGATGATTTTGCTAATTTTAATGATGAAACTATTGAAGCTATTGAAGAAGCTGAAAGAATATGCAAAGATCCTAACAGAAAAAGATTTTCTTCTTCAAAAGAATTAAGAGAGGCATTTGGAATATGA
- a CDS encoding BspA family leucine-rich repeat surface protein, whose translation MRKILLLFMMLLFAISASSKDFKYHPKTKDELKELIENEAIYLGDIDTSAITDMSYLFIRERKKIDSCGTAFQYETTKRKNFSGIGKWDTSNVTDMRGLFYNLKNFNEDISAWNTSKVEDMLSMFEDADNFNQALNNWDVSKVKTMKNMFRGAISFNQPLNKWNVSEVIDMSEMFEAAYKFNQALNSWDVSNVKDMSYMFNNAKVFNKPLDNWNVSKVEYMDYMFNEAKSFNQSLNLWDVSNVKNMHCMFCEAKNFNQDLSMWKVQGSADTINMFLGSPLENREPKWEGH comes from the coding sequence ATGAGAAAGATACTGTTGTTATTTATGATGTTATTATTTGCAATATCTGCTAGTTCAAAAGATTTTAAATATCATCCAAAAACAAAAGATGAACTTAAAGAGTTAATTGAAAATGAAGCTATCTATCTTGGTGATATAGATACATCAGCTATTACAGATATGTCTTATTTGTTTATAAGAGAAAGAAAGAAAATTGATAGCTGTGGAACGGCTTTTCAATATGAAACTACAAAAAGAAAAAACTTTTCAGGAATAGGGAAATGGGATACTTCAAATGTAACTGATATGAGAGGCTTGTTTTACAATTTAAAAAATTTTAATGAAGATATATCAGCTTGGAATACATCAAAAGTAGAAGATATGTTAAGTATGTTTGAGGATGCAGATAACTTTAATCAAGCACTAAATAATTGGGATGTATCAAAAGTAAAAACAATGAAAAATATGTTTAGAGGGGCTATTTCATTTAATCAACCATTAAATAAATGGAATGTAAGTGAAGTAATAGATATGTCAGAAATGTTTGAAGCTGCCTATAAATTCAATCAAGCACTTAATTCATGGGATGTGTCCAATGTAAAAGATATGTCATATATGTTTAATAATGCAAAAGTGTTTAATAAACCATTAGATAATTGGAATGTATCAAAAGTAGAGTATATGGATTATATGTTCAATGAAGCTAAATCATTTAATCAAAGTCTTAATCTTTGGGATGTTTCTAATGTAAAAAATATGCATTGTATGTTTTGTGAAGCAAAAAATTTTAATCAAGATTTAAGTATGTGGAAAGTACAAGGGTCAGCTGATACTATAAATATGTTTCTAGGTTCACCTTTAGAAAATAGGGAACCTAAATGGGAAGGACATTAA
- a CDS encoding helix-turn-helix transcriptional regulator produces MRNELLNQYKILVNFLGKTLGPSFEIVLHEIKGEEVKMIAIANGEISNRTLENSISTETLNILKNKSYHNEESMVNHTVLLKNGKKVRSSSMFIKENQKIIGMLCINFDDSKFHDINCQILRIIHPDMFVKNYLSDVSYNILVDENKNQDNEENSTDNMENFMEKIFQEVNLKFNYPLERLTKQEREKIVKALYEKGIFNLKEAINFVAKKLSCSPTTIYRYIGKIEKK; encoded by the coding sequence ATGAGAAATGAATTGTTAAATCAATATAAAATACTAGTTAATTTTTTAGGAAAAACCTTAGGACCATCTTTTGAAATAGTTTTACATGAAATAAAGGGTGAGGAAGTAAAAATGATAGCCATAGCCAATGGTGAAATTAGTAATAGAACATTAGAAAATTCAATTTCAACTGAAACTTTAAATATTTTAAAAAATAAATCTTATCATAATGAAGAAAGCATGGTAAATCATACGGTTTTATTAAAGAATGGAAAGAAAGTTCGTTCTTCCAGTATGTTTATTAAAGAAAATCAAAAAATTATTGGAATGTTGTGTATTAACTTTGACGATAGCAAGTTCCATGATATAAATTGTCAAATACTAAGAATAATTCATCCTGATATGTTTGTTAAAAATTATTTATCAGATGTTTCATATAATATTTTAGTAGATGAAAATAAAAATCAAGATAATGAAGAAAATTCAACTGATAATATGGAAAATTTTATGGAAAAAATATTTCAAGAGGTTAATTTGAAATTTAATTATCCTTTGGAAAGATTGACTAAACAAGAAAGAGAAAAAATTGTGAAAGCACTATATGAAAAAGGAATTTTTAATTTAAAAGAAGCAATCAATTTTGTGGCTAAAAAATTATCTTGTTCTCCTACAACTATATATAGATATATAGGAAAGATTGAGAAAAAATAG
- a CDS encoding tryptophanase, whose product MKEYLLDVPVPRSFSYVKRNIPEVTVEQRERALKATHYNEFAFPAGMLTVDMLSDSGTTAMTDQQWSAMFLGDESYGRNKGYYVLLDAMRDCFERGDNQKKIINLVRTDCQDIEKMMNEMYLCEYEGGLFNGGAAQLERPNAFLMPQGRAAESILFEIVRKILAAREPGKVFTIPSNGHFDTTEGNIKQMGSVPRNLYNKELLYEVPEGGRYEKNPFKGDMDINKLQKLIDTVGVENIPMIYTTVTNNTICGQAVSMKSIRETAKIAHKYEIPFMLDAARWAENCYFIKMNEDGYRDKSIPEIAKEMFSYCDGFTASLKKDGHANMGGILAFRDKGYFWKKFSDFNEDGTVKTDVGILLKVKQISSYGNDSYGSMSGRDIMALAAGLYECCNFNYLQERVEQCNYLAEGFYKAGVKGVVLPAGGHGVYINMDEFFDGKRGHESFAGEGFSLELIRRYGIRVSELGDYSMEYDLKTPEQQAEVANVVRFAINRSVYSQEHLDYVIAAVKALYEDRESIPNMRIVSGHNLPMRHFHAFLEPYPNEEK is encoded by the coding sequence ATGAAAGAATATTTACTTGATGTCCCAGTACCACGCTCTTTTTCTTATGTTAAACGTAACATTCCCGAAGTAACAGTTGAACAAAGGGAACGTGCTTTAAAAGCAACTCACTACAATGAATTTGCTTTTCCTGCTGGAATGCTAACAGTGGATATGTTATCAGATTCAGGAACTACTGCAATGACAGATCAACAATGGTCAGCTATGTTTTTAGGTGATGAATCTTATGGAAGAAACAAAGGATATTATGTATTACTTGATGCAATGAGAGACTGTTTTGAAAGAGGAGATAATCAAAAAAAGATTATTAACCTAGTTCGTACTGATTGCCAAGACATAGAAAAAATGATGAATGAAATGTATCTATGTGAATATGAAGGTGGACTATTCAATGGTGGAGCTGCTCAACTTGAAAGACCTAATGCTTTCTTAATGCCACAAGGGCGTGCAGCAGAATCTATCTTATTTGAAATAGTTCGTAAGATACTTGCTGCCCGTGAACCAGGAAAAGTATTTACTATTCCATCTAATGGTCACTTTGATACAACAGAAGGAAATATTAAACAAATGGGCTCTGTACCTCGTAACTTATATAATAAAGAATTATTATATGAAGTTCCAGAAGGTGGTCGTTATGAAAAAAATCCTTTCAAAGGGGATATGGACATAAATAAATTACAAAAATTAATAGATACTGTTGGAGTAGAAAATATACCAATGATTTATACAACAGTAACTAACAACACTATCTGTGGACAAGCAGTATCAATGAAAAGTATTAGAGAAACAGCAAAAATTGCCCATAAATATGAAATACCATTTATGTTAGATGCTGCAAGATGGGCAGAAAACTGTTACTTTATAAAGATGAATGAAGATGGATATAGAGATAAGTCTATTCCTGAAATTGCAAAAGAAATGTTCTCTTATTGTGATGGCTTCACTGCTTCACTTAAAAAAGATGGACATGCTAATATGGGAGGAATTTTAGCTTTCCGTGATAAAGGATATTTCTGGAAGAAATTCTCAGATTTCAATGAAGATGGAACAGTTAAAACAGATGTAGGAATTTTATTAAAAGTTAAACAAATTTCTTCTTATGGTAATGATTCTTATGGAAGTATGTCAGGTCGTGATATTATGGCACTTGCTGCTGGACTTTATGAATGTTGTAACTTCAACTACTTACAAGAAAGAGTTGAACAATGTAACTATCTAGCTGAAGGATTCTATAAAGCAGGAGTTAAAGGTGTTGTTCTACCAGCAGGAGGACATGGAGTTTATATCAATATGGATGAATTCTTTGATGGAAAGAGAGGACATGAAAGTTTTGCAGGAGAAGGATTTAGTCTTGAACTTATCAGAAGATATGGAATCCGTGTTTCAGAATTAGGAGATTATTCTATGGAATATGATTTAAAAACTCCTGAACAACAAGCAGAAGTTGCAAATGTTGTAAGATTTGCAATAAATAGAAGTGTTTATTCTCAAGAACATCTTGATTATGTTATTGCAGCTGTAAAAGCTCTTTATGAAGATAGAGAAAGTATTCCTAATATGAGAATTGTTTCTGGTCATAATTTACCTATGAGACACTTCCATGCTTTCTTAGAACCTTATCCAAATGAAGAAAAATAA
- a CDS encoding sodium-dependent transporter, translated as MSAIEKRDGFTTKWGFILACIGSAVGMGNIWRFPVLVSELGGMTFLIPYFIFVILIGSTGVIEEFALGRAAGAGPVGAFGMCTEMKGNRSIGEKIGIIPILGSLSLAIGYSCVMGWVFKYAWMSINGSMYAMQSNMEVIGSTFGQTATKWGANFWIIIALIASFAIMSMGVSGGIEKANKIMMPILFILFVLLGIYIVFQPGSSNGYKYIFTVNFEGLLNPKIWIFAFGQAFFSLSVAGHGSVIYGSYLSKSEDIPNSARNVALFDTLAALLAAFVIIPAMAVGGAELSSGGPGLMFIYLVNIMNNMAGGRIIEVIFYLCVLFAGVSSIINLYEAPVAFLQEKFKANRVTATAIIHIIGCIVAICIQGIVSQWMDVVSIYICPLGALLAAVMFFWVAGKEFAEEAVNMGANKKIGNWFYPAGKYVYCLLALVALIAGALLGGIG; from the coding sequence ATGAGTGCTATTGAAAAGCGTGATGGTTTTACTACAAAATGGGGCTTCATCTTAGCTTGTATTGGTTCTGCTGTTGGAATGGGGAATATATGGAGATTTCCTGTTCTTGTTTCTGAATTAGGTGGAATGACTTTCTTAATTCCTTATTTTATTTTTGTAATTCTTATTGGTTCAACTGGGGTTATAGAAGAATTTGCCCTAGGTCGTGCAGCTGGTGCTGGTCCTGTTGGAGCATTCGGAATGTGTACTGAGATGAAAGGAAACAGAAGCATAGGAGAAAAAATTGGAATAATTCCTATCTTAGGTTCTTTATCTCTTGCAATAGGATATTCTTGTGTAATGGGCTGGGTTTTTAAATATGCTTGGATGTCTATTAATGGTTCTATGTATGCTATGCAATCAAATATGGAAGTAATAGGTTCTACCTTTGGACAAACTGCAACTAAATGGGGAGCTAATTTTTGGATAATAATTGCATTAATAGCAAGTTTTGCTATTATGTCAATGGGAGTTTCTGGCGGTATAGAAAAAGCAAATAAAATTATGATGCCTATATTATTTATTTTATTTGTCTTATTAGGAATATATATAGTATTTCAACCAGGTTCTTCTAATGGTTACAAATATATTTTTACTGTAAATTTTGAAGGACTTTTGAATCCAAAAATTTGGATTTTTGCTTTTGGACAAGCGTTCTTTTCTCTTTCAGTTGCAGGACATGGTTCAGTTATTTATGGTTCATATTTAAGTAAGAGTGAAGATATCCCTAACTCTGCCAGAAATGTTGCCTTATTTGATACTTTGGCTGCTCTACTTGCTGCTTTTGTAATTATTCCAGCAATGGCAGTTGGAGGAGCTGAATTATCTTCTGGTGGACCTGGACTTATGTTTATTTATTTAGTAAATATTATGAATAATATGGCTGGTGGAAGAATTATAGAAGTTATTTTCTATCTATGTGTTCTTTTTGCAGGAGTTAGTTCAATTATCAATTTATATGAAGCTCCTGTTGCATTTTTACAAGAAAAATTTAAAGCTAACCGTGTTACAGCAACTGCAATTATCCATATTATAGGTTGTATAGTTGCTATTTGTATTCAAGGTATTGTTTCTCAATGGATGGATGTTGTTTCTATATATATTTGTCCATTAGGTGCATTACTTGCTGCTGTTATGTTTTTCTGGGTTGCAGGAAAAGAATTTGCAGAAGAAGCTGTCAATATGGGAGCAAACAAAAAAATTGGAAATTGGTTCTATCCAGCTGGTAAATATGTGTATTGTCTTTTGGCACTTGTTGCATTAATAGCTGGTGCACTTCTTGGAGGAATCGGATAA
- a CDS encoding alanine/glycine:cation symporter family protein has product MLKYFEMFVNFLWGLPIIVIILGAGIYFTFKTGFFQVFYLKHIFSETILKTIKMGNKGEGNAKGLITPFDAVATAIGGTVGVGNIGGVATAIAIGGPGALFWLWIAAFLGMMLKMVEVTLGVYYREKDENGEIYGGPTYYMEKGLGKERGVKWWIVPAVIFGGGIFSTFFITVQNYTVSEAVSAAYGIKIIYASIIYILVNYILIIGGIKKLGKIAGKIVPFMCIFYIVAALYIIAINIGNLPETIVLVFKGAFNGTAAVGGFAGAAFNQVMRIGMARSVFSNEAGWGSSPMIHSSAQTDHPVKQGLWGAFEVFVDTIIVCTLTALVIIITNVWQSGATGATLTLSAFETGMGLASKIFIATGIFLFGVTTSSGWYAYYEIILRHLMKSRPKLKEGILKFYKIFYPIPGFIMVVMATTIGMPGGTVWVFADFTTAIPTFVNVGVILALSGTFLKLFKDYKKRYILKEDMSKENTKLFFEEN; this is encoded by the coding sequence ATGTTAAAGTATTTTGAAATGTTTGTGAATTTTTTATGGGGTCTTCCTATTATAGTGATTATACTAGGTGCAGGGATTTATTTTACTTTTAAAACTGGTTTTTTCCAAGTGTTTTATTTAAAGCATATTTTTTCTGAAACTATATTAAAAACTATCAAAATGGGGAATAAAGGTGAAGGAAATGCTAAAGGATTGATAACACCTTTTGATGCAGTAGCAACAGCAATTGGAGGAACTGTTGGAGTTGGAAATATAGGAGGCGTTGCAACAGCTATTGCCATAGGAGGTCCAGGAGCTCTTTTCTGGCTTTGGATAGCAGCTTTCTTGGGAATGATGTTGAAAATGGTAGAAGTAACACTTGGAGTTTATTATCGTGAAAAAGATGAAAACGGGGAAATTTATGGTGGACCAACATACTATATGGAAAAAGGATTAGGAAAAGAAAGGGGAGTTAAATGGTGGATTGTTCCAGCAGTTATTTTTGGTGGTGGAATTTTTTCAACATTTTTTATAACTGTTCAAAACTATACAGTTTCGGAAGCAGTTAGTGCAGCATATGGTATAAAAATAATTTATGCAAGTATAATTTATATTTTGGTAAATTATATTCTTATCATAGGTGGTATAAAAAAATTAGGGAAAATAGCTGGGAAAATAGTTCCTTTTATGTGTATTTTTTATATTGTTGCAGCATTATATATAATTGCAATTAATATCGGAAATCTTCCAGAAACAATAGTTTTGGTATTTAAAGGAGCTTTTAATGGAACAGCAGCAGTAGGTGGATTTGCAGGAGCAGCATTTAATCAAGTGATGAGAATTGGTATGGCAAGATCTGTATTTAGTAATGAAGCTGGTTGGGGTAGTTCACCAATGATACATTCTTCTGCTCAAACAGATCATCCAGTAAAACAAGGATTATGGGGAGCATTTGAAGTATTTGTGGATACAATTATTGTATGTACATTAACAGCACTTGTAATAATTATTACTAATGTATGGCAAAGTGGAGCAACAGGAGCAACATTAACTTTAAGTGCTTTTGAAACAGGTATGGGCTTAGCAAGTAAAATATTTATTGCAACAGGAATTTTCTTATTTGGTGTAACAACTTCATCAGGTTGGTATGCATATTATGAAATAATTTTAAGACATTTGATGAAGTCAAGACCAAAATTAAAAGAAGGAATATTAAAATTTTATAAAATATTTTATCCTATACCTGGTTTTATAATGGTTGTTATGGCGACAACAATAGGTATGCCTGGAGGGACTGTATGGGTATTTGCTGATTTCACAACAGCAATTCCAACATTTGTTAATGTAGGTGTTATATTAGCTTTAAGTGGAACTTTTTTAAAATTGTTTAAGGATTATAAAAAAAGATATATACTTAAAGAAGATATGAGTAAAGAAAATACTAAACTATTTTTTGAAGAAAATTAA
- a CDS encoding gamma-glutamyl-gamma-aminobutyrate hydrolase family protein, with translation MKKPIIGITSAYEREEELLNYHRTTVSIDYTKSIAATGGIPIVLPVTDDRTIIKAQLSLIDGLILSGGTDINPLLYGQDFKTGIGTVSPERDNYEMIVLEEFLKTGKAILGICRGHQLLNVYFGGTLFQDAQYYKGELVNHRQKVYPDMVTHKVNIIEQENILFEAYGREIITNSFHHQFIDKLGDGLTAIAKSNDGVVEAIQMKGHKFLYGIQWHPEMMIARKNEQMKEIFKKFIEASSY, from the coding sequence ATGAAAAAACCTATAATTGGGATAACATCAGCATATGAAAGAGAAGAGGAATTATTAAATTATCATAGAACAACTGTGAGCATTGACTATACAAAATCTATTGCCGCCACAGGTGGAATACCAATAGTGTTACCTGTAACGGATGATAGAACAATCATAAAAGCACAATTATCTTTAATAGATGGGCTTATTCTATCAGGAGGAACAGACATCAATCCATTACTATATGGACAAGATTTCAAGACAGGGATAGGAACAGTTTCACCTGAAAGAGACAATTATGAGATGATAGTATTAGAGGAATTTTTAAAAACAGGAAAAGCTATACTTGGTATTTGTAGAGGACATCAATTATTGAATGTATATTTTGGTGGAACTTTATTTCAAGATGCACAATATTATAAAGGAGAATTAGTAAATCATAGGCAAAAAGTTTATCCAGATATGGTAACACATAAAGTAAATATAATAGAACAAGAAAATATACTTTTTGAAGCATATGGTAGAGAAATAATTACAAATTCATTTCATCATCAATTCATAGATAAATTAGGAGATGGATTAACAGCAATAGCAAAGTCAAATGATGGTGTGGTAGAAGCTATTCAAATGAAAGGACATAAATTTTTATACGGTATACAATGGCATCCAGAAATGATGATAGCTAGAAAAAATGAACAAATGAAGGAAATATTTAAAAAGTTTATTGAGGCATCAAGTTATTAA